The window GCTGGTAGTTCCACAATTCTGCAGTTACAATGGCGACCCTCTCATCCAATCGATTCATTGATCTTATCAAACCTGGAATCACCACCAATGCCCTAGCACACATAGGGGGATCAGACCATCGAATGAAACCACATCTTTTACAGTTCCAAAATTGCCTTCCAGGGTTACGATCCGTCCATGAAGTGATCTTCGTTGCTTCATTCCCACATCTGCAAGTCACCATCTTTGAATCAGAAGCGATTGGATGTCGTGAAGGGTGCAACGGTCGAGCAACAGTGGAAAGGAGAAGAGATGATCGACTGATGAAGCTAAAGGATTTGCCCAAAAATCGGACATGCAATTTCTTTTAAAGAGAGGAGGTTACAACTGAAATGACGAAATTACCCCTGCAATATTTCATTAAAAAATGAGTTAACGGTGAAATGCTAACGGAGTGAGccggaaggaccatttgttaaaagttttgaaaccacagggaccatctgtgaggttttttgaacttaaggactaaacttgatatttctggaaaccacagggaccatttttgaagttttgtcaaaaAAATAGCTATCATTTCATGGAAATTCCGCCTTACGACGTACCCAAGACGACTAGGGTTTCATTTTGGTACAAGATCTTCTTTCCTCCACGATTCGCCTACGGTAACCTCTTTGCTAAACCCCAAATCAAGCATTCAGAACCTCGAATCCAACCATGGCATCCCGAGAGGGAGATCCGGCGTTAGGCTATTTGACTCGGAAGGAAACGGAGGTCAAGCTTCCTCGACCAACTAGGGTTAAGAACAAAACCCCAGCTCCAATTCAAATTACAGCGGAACAGATTTTACGTGAAGCACGAGAACGTCAAGAAGCTGAAATCCGACCACCGAAGCAGAAAATCACCGATTCTACAGAGCTCGCAGACTATCGTCTCCGTAAACGTAAGGAATTCGAAGACCTGATTCGGAGAGTGCGGTGGAACAAGAGTGTGTGGGTGAAGTATGCCAAGTGGGAAGAGTCTCAGAAGGATTTCAATCGAGCTAGGTCGGTATGGGAACGAGCGCTTGATGTCGATTATAGAGACCATACAATGTGGTTGAAATATGCCGACGTTGAGATGAAGAATAAGTTCATCAATCATGCAAGGAATGTCTGGGATAGGGCAGTTACTTTGTTGCCGAGGGTGGATCAGCTGTGGTATAAGTATATTCATATGGAGGAAATGCTAGGCAATGTTGCAGGTACTTCAATCGTGTTTATTACTTTACTTCATATTGCTATGCTTAATTCCATATAATGGTATGGCTATCAGTATGTTAGCTGCATAATTTCTACATAGATAAAAACATTGAAAACTTTGCTTTAGAAACTGCTAACTCTCTTAAAAAGTTATTCATTATAAACTGTAATTGCTAGATTGGTACTCATTGATGATTACTTGTTGCACAACTTACATCGGGACTTATTCATGACTACATAGATAAAATCATTGAAAACACTTGGTTTATAGCTCTAAGCTGTAGTAATGCATCAATTAGCTAGTCCATTTATCCCTTATTATTACTGTGTATCACCCTGTTGTAAAAATTTATAGCGAAGTATGAAAGCCCATATGTTTCTTTAACTTCACTGAAATTGAAACCCTGGATTTCGATTTCAAAAACTTACACATATCATCAAACTTTTCACAGGTGCAAGACAGATATTTGAAAGGTGGATGGGGTGGGAGCCTGATCAACAAGCATGGCTTTCATACATCAAATTCGAGTTAAGATACAACGAAATTGAAAGAGCAAGATCCATCTATGAAAGATTCGTCCAATGCTTACCCAAAGTCACTGCATGGATTCGTTACGCCAAATTCGAATTCAAAAATGGCGAAATCACACGAGCAAGAAACTGTTACGAAAGAGCAGTTGAAAAACTCGCAGACGATGAAGAAGCCGAAACTCTCTTTGTTGCATTCGCTGAATTCGAAGAGAAATGCAAAGAAACAGAACGCGCGAGATGTATTTACAAATTCGCCCTTGACCACATCCCAAAGGGAAGAGCCGAAGATCTTTACAGAAAGTTTGTAGCTTTTGAGAAACAGTATGGAGATAGAGAAGGAATCGAAGACGCCATTGTTGGAAAGAGAAGGTTTCAATATGAAGAAGAAGTTAGAAAGAATCCATTGAATTATGACTCGTGGTTTGATTACATCAGACTCGAGGAGAGTGTTGGGAATAAAGGAAGGATTCGGGAAATTTACGAAAGAGCCATTGCGAATGTTCCACCTGCTGAGGAGAAAAGATATTGGCAGAGATATATTTATCTTTGGATTAATTATGCTTTGTATGAAGAGATTGATGCACAGGATGTTGGAAGAACACGCGATGTTTATAGTGAGTGTTTGAAGCTGATTCCTCATAAGAAATTTTCTTTTGCAAAAGTTTGGTTGTTGGCTGCTCAATTTGAAATCAGACAGTTGAATCTCTCTGCTGCACGCGCTGTTCTTGGAAAAGCAATTGGAATTGCTCCTAAAGATAAGGTTCGTTTTAAAATCATTGAATCAAAAGGAATTGTAATttactttttgatttttttaaaaaaaaaatatatattatttaataaatttgatTAAACAGATTTTCAAGAAATACATCGAGATCGAGCTGCAATTAGGTAATATAGATCGATGTCGAAAGCTATATGAAAAATACTTAGAATGGTCACCTGAAAACTGTTACGCGTGGAGCAAATATGCTGAGCTGGAAAGATCTTTAAGTGAAACCGACCGGGCCCGCGCTATTTTCGAGCTTGCAATCGCACAACCTGCACTTGACATGCCTGAATTGCTATGGAAAGTAAGCAAAAAAAAAACACTCGGTATTAAAATATTCATAAAAATGGAATTGGATGTTTATTAAGTAACACGAGTTTGACTTTTGCAGGCGTATATTGACTTTGAAATAGCGGAAGGCGAATTTGAAAGAACAAGACAGCTGTACGAGAGGCTTTTGGATCGTACAAAGCATTTGAAGGTGTGGATTAGTTATGCAAAATTTGAAGCTTCTgccattgaagaagaagaagaagatgaagaacaaCAGCAGCAACAAAAACATGATGATGAAAAGAAGAAACTTTGCATTCAACGTGCCAGAAGTAAGCGATTAACAGGCATTTTTTTGCTATTTTAAAAAATGATTATTGTAAtggtttatttaatttaatttttttgatcAGGTGTGTTTGAGAACGCGATTAATTACTATAGGACATCAGCCCCTGAGCTGAAAGAGGAGAGGGCTATGTTGTTAGAAGAGTGGCTGAACATGGAAAGTAGTTTTGGTGAGGTGGGTGATGTGGGATTGGTTCGGGCTAAGTTGCctaagaagttgaagaagagaagacAGATAGAAATGGATGATGGGCCTACTGGGTATGTGAAAAAAATTTGTTTCATTATTATTGTCAAAATTGGAATCATTTtctgaaatgttttgtaaaattgTAGGTATGAGGAGTATATTGATTACCTGTTTCCGGAGGAAACACAGGCGTCCAATCTTAAGATCTTGGAGCAAGCTTACAAATGGAAAAAACAGAAGATTGTttcagatgatgaagaagaagaagaggatgatgatgatgatatggatGATTAGTGTATctctcattttcttttctttttttgttgGATTTTGGTTATTTTTTTAAGCACTTTTGCTTGTGTATCACATTTTGTCCCTATTATGGAATTACTAAATTTGTAATGATAGTAACTAAAATGaatatcatatttttttatataatgtgACAAGGTTAAAGATTCTTATTAGTTCCTGATGAACAAAAGATGAAATCCACAAAATACAGATAAAAGACGTATAGGAAGTTAAGTAAAACAAGTAGAACCTAAATATTGTTGAAATTAGAAGGTTAAAAAAGGAAAAAAGTAAAACAGCAGGGGGTAAAAGCATCATGTTTGAGGGAATATAATGAGTGGTAAAATCTGATTTCGTACAGAAATTAGAAAACTATAACAAAATTACAGCTGGGTCATTATTTTGACCCAATCACACAAGAACACCCACTCAGACGAATACAACAATCCGATGTACATGGAGCCATCTAATTCCGATTGCAAATTCATAAAATCAACATTCCGTGTCTGAATCTCCATCACTGTAAATCACTATTTCCTTCCCCCAATTACTCGGAATTATTCTCCGATGGCGGCATCGAAGATTCCGTCAGGTGTGGTGTCCGCATTTGCTCTCATCTTCGCCATCGCATTTCCCGCCGCCGTTCACGGCCAGCCTTTGGCTCCGGCGCCAGCACCTACCAGCGACGGTTAGTTTTCAATTTCATTATTCATTTTGTAATTGCCTTCTGCATTTTTCGCATCTGCAATTGCCTCTTGTGTTCGATCAAATGCCCCTGAAAGGATTTAGATCTTTTATTGCAAAATTATTCATCAATGGTAGCTGTCCAAGTAGTTGCCCATTCATCCCTCACACGATTAGCTAATAATATGGGCGAACCAGAAATTTTGGTTCTATAACTTTACCGATCAAGCTTTTGAGTTTTGATCTCTATGATCCACAAATCAAAATGATATAAACGAACTCAACCTAAACACATTGAATCAAAGGTTAAATACCGATTTAATGATCATGATATATAGATCATTACATTAGAACTGTCTTCTATGTTGTTAGCCATTTTTTTTTATTAGCAAAGGGAAGAATGACCAAAATGTCCCAAAGACTGTAGCTTGCAAAGATAGGAATAGGACAAACAAGTCTTTTTAGCACACTTGGTTTACATTTCGTAAAAGCATTGTTTTGATGAGTAAGTAGATTAGATGAAGATGATTGCTTGAAATCATGTTACAcccatttttctttgtttttgttcACGCATATGATGCTACACATTTTGCGTTTAAAATGCATACTTGAtgctataaaatataaatttgtgGATGATTTTAAACAATTCCTGTTTGGAAATTTTCATTAATGGGTGTGTTAACTTATTTGGGATTTAGGGACATCAATCGATCAGGGGATAGCATATTTGTTGATGTTGGTAGCATTGGTGCTCACATATGTCATGCACAATCTGGATTCCCCATTTACAGTTATCAGCTGAATGCAGGAAGAATTTgatttattattatcattattgttattgtatgttatttGAGAAGAAGAGGAGATTATGACTAGTGATTTTGTAAACTCAAGTTGTCAAATCTGTTTGTAGAAATCCTTTCAATAATCGAACAACTAGAAGCCAAGAGAGAAGAGCATCAGgagttgtttcttttttacttaataagTTAATCACTTAATTTAGACATGAATAAATGTTCGTCTTTTATTGACTCAATCTAGATAGAATAGTTTAAAGTGTTAAGACACAACTCTTTTAATCATTTCCCTTACCATTTTCTCCCACTCCCATGATTAAAATTGTCATTTAATTTTATTAAGACGGTTTACTAGGTCTAAAAAAGAAATATACTAACACTTTATTGAGACAAAAGTCATTATCTATTCACCCATTACTTATACAGAACTTACTAGGGAAAAGAAAGAAACAACCACAAGGTCTTAACTGAAGAAATGATTTCCCCTTATTATGAATCATACAAATTTGCAAAATTCAAGTAAATCTCATCAATAGTTTCTCATTTTTCATGCGTAAAGCATTGAGAATGTATGTAGCTTTAGAATATAGATCCAAAATCTTGTGTGATGAATACAAATACAATGGTTCAAACAttcatattaattaaaaaatcatCTCAATGAATCATGTCTAGTTAACGAAAACAAGTGTCAGCCCTGTTTTTCAGCAATGTTGTGGGTTTTTGCTTGTTTCTCTTCTGCCAGTGAGAACTTCTTCACTTTCTGCATGATAGAGGATGAAGATACATAACTTAATCATGGTGCTCAAACTTAAATCACAATGATTCGAATGTTAAATTGAATACGTTCCTATGTATTTATCAAACCCTATAGATGTTACGTCAACACTGAAAAATGATGAAACTAGGCAGAAAACACTGCGATCTAAATCCAATTTCTATTCCGAAAAACCGAAAGGGAGATCTTACCTTGTCTAGAACGCATTTTCGTAGGGAATTCAAGAGCGCGATGCATTTCTCTTGATCGAAAGATGAATTGGTGACGCAATTGAGTAATTCCAACGCTTCTTGTCCGCAAACAGCTTCAGATTTCTCCATCTTCACGGAGTTTACGAAGTTTTAGGGGTTTTCCGCTTCGAAGAACACTATACAACCGACTTAGGAGCGTAGGTGTGGGGTTTTGACTTTTGACCATACACCACAATAGGCGACCCCGGTGTAGTTTGAGTTTCCACGCACTATATTATTCTTTTCACTAgatgtattttaaatatatttctttaaagcATTTTATATTTTAGGATATTCACAAAAATAGTCATAAAAATGAATAATGTTTTGAgtttctgcaaaaaaaaaaatcatgtcctAAATGTCCAGTTTCGGACTAAACTCTAAAGGGAAATAATGTCCAAGGATACAAAGATAAGATGAGATTTAAAGTGTTCGGGAAACTGTTATTCAAAAAacctttaaaaaaaatacatttcaaATGTATTGTCTCTAACACAGATTAAACATAAAATGTATCAGTCTGACATTTCACTAAGTTGTCATGACTAATTCATGGTCAACTACTAAGTCAGCCTTGCAacattattcatcatcaaatccaTTGGTTTGTTCTTAACAAACATCAAAATCGAAGACAATAGTTTTTTT of the Lactuca sativa cultivar Salinas chromosome 6, Lsat_Salinas_v11, whole genome shotgun sequence genome contains:
- the LOC111918777 gene encoding arabinogalactan protein 41, giving the protein MAASKIPSGVVSAFALIFAIAFPAAVHGQPLAPAPAPTSDGTSIDQGIAYLLMLVALVLTYVMHNLDSPFTVIS
- the LOC111918776 gene encoding uncharacterized protein LOC111918776 → MASREGDPALGYLTRKETEVKLPRPTRVKNKTPAPIQITAEQILREARERQEAEIRPPKQKITDSTELADYRLRKRKEFEDLIRRVRWNKSVWVKYAKWEESQKDFNRARSVWERALDVDYRDHTMWLKYADVEMKNKFINHARNVWDRAVTLLPRVDQLWYKYIHMEEMLGNVAGARQIFERWMGWEPDQQAWLSYIKFELRYNEIERARSIYERFVQCLPKVTAWIRYAKFEFKNGEITRARNCYERAVEKLADDEEAETLFVAFAEFEEKCKETERARCIYKFALDHIPKGRAEDLYRKFVAFEKQYGDREGIEDAIVGKRRFQYEEEVRKNPLNYDSWFDYIRLEESVGNKGRIREIYERAIANVPPAEEKRYWQRYIYLWINYALYEEIDAQDVGRTRDVYSECLKLIPHKKFSFAKVWLLAAQFEIRQLNLSAARAVLGKAIGIAPKDKIFKKYIEIELQLGNIDRCRKLYEKYLEWSPENCYAWSKYAELERSLSETDRARAIFELAIAQPALDMPELLWKAYIDFEIAEGEFERTRQLYERLLDRTKHLKVWISYAKFEASAIEEEEEDEEQQQQQKHDDEKKKLCIQRARSVFENAINYYRTSAPELKEERAMLLEEWLNMESSFGEVGDVGLVRAKLPKKLKKRRQIEMDDGPTGYEEYIDYLFPEETQASNLKILEQAYKWKKQKIVSDDEEEEEDDDDDMDD